CATGCCCAACGGCACACAGGGGTCAAGAGAAACTTATGCGCCTTAATGTCTCGGAAGTGGTACGAAATCGCAGTTTGGTTTCGCTTGTGGCTTCAGAAAGCGTGCTCAAAAAGGGTGACTCAATACGAGACATGGGGAACCGGTTCTGAAGCTTCAGGTGAAAATGTGGAAAAAAAGACGCTTTTTCGCATGCACAAACTGAGGTGGTGCGTGGTGAGCAGTGTTCAGAAAAACGCGCCTCGCGCGCGCGACGCAGAATCAGGGAGTTTCAAGAACGGCGCGAGGGCGTCAAGTGCGAAAATTTCACCGGGGTTCTGTGCCAAATGGAAAGAGGAGACTCGTCGCGGTCGAGTCAAGTGGATCTTAGTCTGCTGGTGATCTTCATGAGCTGATTCACAATACCCACGATGACTCATGATGACTGTTTTTAGTTCAGATTCACAGATTGTCAGTTCTGTCTTGTTCAGAATTTTGTGTTTGTTGAATCATCTCGATTTCAGGGATTACCAGATCTCATCGATTGTCAGACGAGTGAAATCCAAAAGGAGAGCCTGATTGACACAGACTCTCCTTGATTCATTAACGCGAAATGAGACTCGGATGCTTTTAAAAAGCAGATCCAGAAAGTCTAGTCGAGTGTTTTAATCCGAATATTTTTCCAGGCAACCGAGTAAGGACCGGTTCCCTTTTTGATGCCGTGGACCTGCAGACCAATGAAGCCTGTTGGATGCGACTTATAAACTCTCTCATCGGTTAGATCTGAGACTTGATTGCCATTCACCCAGGTTTGAATCCGTGGGCCATTCGCGATGACCCGGAACTTGTTCCATTCCCCATCTTTCAGATATTTATGTGGCTTGCGCAGATCGTCGGGTGTCATCCAACCAATGCCTTTGAGTTTACCGTCAACTTTGTATTTGATCGCTTCGCCATAAATATAGCCGGCTTCGGCACCATTATTGCCACTGGCTTCAATTTCTACTTGAGGACCATTCACACGACCATCGCCATTCTCCTGCTGGCTACGAATCTGCACACCAGAATTGAGTTTATTATGAACTTTAACTTCAAACTCCAATTCGAAATTGCCGTAGTTCTTCTTGGTACACAAGAAGGAATTCGGACTCCCTTCTGAAGTCGTCCCCTCAATCGTACCATCCTTCACTTTATAAGTGGCGGTCCCATTATGCTGAACCCAGCCATCGAGCGTCTTGCCATCGAATAGATTTACCCAGCCAGACTTCTCGCCAGCTTGCACACTTCCTGTCAGACAAACAGCCGCTAGAACGGCCAGGCTCAATCCCCAGACTCGATATCGTGTCATTTTTTCTCTCCAAGTAAAATCATATTGTTGTCATATCATCTCAAGCAAAAAGTATCGTACCAAAGCCGTAGCATCAAATCGAGCAGCCAAATCTGAATCCAGCAAATTAGCGGGCCCGAACGGGTCCTGGCGCATTAATCGCATGTGCCTGCTTTGCATCTCCCGGCATTTCACGGTGTTCAAACTCAGGCGGCTTGGGTGCACCGGGTCGCTGATTTCGATCCAAAGTCGGATTCTCTGGAATCGTATCCCCTGTCTCCTCAGTCCATTGATTTAATACGCCTCTCAGCCGCGCCAATTCATCAGCATACTCTGGTTTCGCGGCCAAATTGTTAAACTGATATGGATCTTCCGTAACGAGATAGAGTTCTTCCTTGGGTCGAGGCTTTAAAAAAACATCCTGTTGATATTGATTCAATTTACCCGCCTTAAATCGCTGCCAGAGAACTTCACCTGAGGGAAAATCAATCGATTCGACGCAGAGGTTCCGCTGTTCCGGCCACGCATTGCGGATGTAGAGCCAATCTCCTGAACGCACCATGCGTTCGTGTGCCTTGAATACATGCCAATTGTGTTCAGCAAAAGCATAGTCACGAGTGATTGCATCAGGTTGAGTGAGCAATTTCTGAAAGCTGACTCCCTGAATCCGCGGATCAATGGGGGCTCCTGCAAGTTCCAAGACTGTCGGTCCAATGTCGATTGAACTGACCAGGCTCTTACTGACTGTCTCTGGCTTTACGACAGCAGGCCAGCGCACCATCAT
The Gimesia aquarii DNA segment above includes these coding regions:
- a CDS encoding DUF1080 domain-containing protein; its protein translation is MTRYRVWGLSLAVLAAVCLTGSVQAGEKSGWVNLFDGKTLDGWVQHNGTATYKVKDGTIEGTTSEGSPNSFLCTKKNYGNFELEFEVKVHNKLNSGVQIRSQQENGDGRVNGPQVEIEASGNNGAEAGYIYGEAIKYKVDGKLKGIGWMTPDDLRKPHKYLKDGEWNKFRVIANGPRIQTWVNGNQVSDLTDERVYKSHPTGFIGLQVHGIKKGTGPYSVAWKNIRIKTLD